The window CCGCGTTGGACGCCGTACGGGTGATCGGCGCGCTGGCCGTCGTCGGGCACCACGTCGGGTTCGCCACCGGTGCCAACACCGGCGACTCGGGGCTGGGCAGCTGGTTGTCCCGCCTCGACGTGGGCGTCGCCGTCTTCTTCGTGCTCTCCGGCTTCCTGCTCTTCCGCCCGTACGCCCACTCGTCGGCCACCGGGCAGCGGTCCCCCTCCGCCCGGCGCTACCTGTGGCGCCGCGCGACCCGCATCCTGCCCGCCTACTGGCTGACCGTGGTGGTCTGCCTGCTGGTGCTGCCGCAGAACCAGCCGGCCTCCGCCGGCGACTGGTGGCGGCACCTGACGCTGACCCAGATCTACGAACCCCGGCAGTTGCGCCACGGCCTGAGCCAGACCTGGAGCCTCGCCACCGAGGCGACCTTCTACCTGCTGCTGCCGCTGCTCGCCGTGCTGCTGATGCGGCGGCGCTGGCGGCCCGGCCGGTCCACCGTCCTCATCGTGGCGGCGGGGCTGGCCATCACCGCCGGCTGGGTGGCCCTGATGGGATCGGGCCTGCTCAACCTGGGCCTGCACACCATGTGGCTGCCCTCGTACGCCGGCTGGTTCGGCGCCGGCATGGCGCTGGCGACCGTCCACGTGTCGCTGCGCACCGGCACCGGTCACCGCTGGCGGTGGCTGGACGACCTGGGCGCCGCACCGCTGGCCTGCTGGTCGGTCGCGCTGGCCGCCCTGGCCGTGGCCACCACGCCGATCGTGGGTCCCCGCGACCTGGCCGAGCCCACCGCCGCCGAGTTCGGGCTGAAGATGGCGCTGTACGCCCTGGTGGCGGTGATGGTGGTGCTGCCGGTGGCGTTCGGGCCGGCCACCCGCACCAAGGCCGTCCTCGGCGGCGCGGTCGGCCGGTGGCTCGGCCGGGTGTCCTACGGGCTGTTCCTCTGGCACCCGTTCGTGCTGGAGGGGGTCTACATCGTGGGCGACCGCCCGAACTTCAGCGGCGACACGGGCGAGATCTTCCTGCTCACCGTCGCCGGTGGGCTGATCCTCGCCGCCATCAGCTACTACGCCGTCGAGCGCCCCTTCCAGCGCTGGAACGCCCCCCGGCCGCGTCGGCGCGGGAGCACGAGGGAGAACCAGAGCACCGTCACGGCGGCGACCGCCGCCAACTGAGGCGCCGCGTCGGTGTGCCCACCCCGGGTCACCGCGTACCAGCCGGCCAGCCCGAAGCCGGCCACCGGCAACCAGCGCCCGGCCACCCGGTACAGCCGGCGCAGCCCGCGCCGGTCCGGTGGGTGCAGGTGTGGCGCCAGCGCGTGGCCGGCCACCACGCCGGCCGCCGCCAGCAGCGCCACCGCGACCGCGGCCAGGCCGCCGACCAGCAGCAGCGCAGTCCCGCCGAACAGCAGGGCGAGCAGCCGGTGCCGGCGTCGACGCGGCGGCCCCGCCGCCGGCACCGGCACCGGCACACCCCGACTCGGGAGCAGGGCGGCCAGCGCGACCCCGCCCAGCGCGATCGCGCCGGCGCCCAGCGCCAGGACGTACCCGTCGTCCGGGGCGAACCGCAGCAGCACCTCGCCGGAGAACCCGGCCGGCACCAGCCAGCCCTGCTGCCAGCCGTCCACCACGAACGGGGTGAGTCGCTCGCCGCCCGCGGTGGCCTCCCACCCGGGGTTCGCGTTCTCGCGCAGGGCCAGCACCCGCTGGCCCGGGTACCCGTCCAGGTGCAGCGACCGTCGGGTGGCCGACCAGCCGTCCACCCGGACCGGAGTCTGCACGGCGTCCGGGACCTGCGCCGAGCCGGCGACGCCCGCCGAGCCGGCCGCGCTGCCGTCGGTGGGCCCCGGGACCACGGCGTGCGGCGTCAGGACGAGCCGGGTGGGCGTAGCCAGGCGGCTCGCCGCCGCCACCACCCGCACCTCTGCGCCGGCCAGCGGCAGTGGATCCTTCGCTCCGGCGCCGCACAGGAGCGCGTCCACCTCGCGCAGCTCCGCCAGCTCCCGCCGGCTGGCCACCAGCGCCGTCCGGCGCCGTACCGCACCGACCTCGACGGTGGGCCCGGTGCCGCAGGGGAGCGTGACGCGCGCCTCCGGGTCGTTGCGGGGCACCGGTCCGTCCGGCAGCACGGTCAGCTCGCCGACGCCGACGGGCAGGCTCTGTGACAGCCGCCGGTACGGGTCGAAGGTGTTGGCCGGCACCACGTCGGAGATCAGCACGGTGATCTCGTCCGTCTTGAGCGGCCGGTCGAAGACCAGGCTGCCGCCCTCGTCGAAGACGCCGCCGCGCATGCCGCCGTCGCCGATCACGGTCGCCTGCCACGGGCGGGCCGCCGCCGCGGTGGGCGGCAGGGTCACCTTCAGCCCGGCGATCTGGCGGGCTTTCGGCCAGGTCAGGCGCAGCCACGGCTGCCGGTCGGAGCTGGCGGCGTACCAGGTCGTCGCCGGGTCGCCGTCGACCACCGCGCCCGGCCGGGCCGCGGGGTGGGAGACGCCGACGCTGGAGGCGGCGACCACCGGGGTGACCCCGCGCGCGACGGCCGCCGCGCCACCGCCGTCGAGCAGCGCGTTCAGCGCGCCGCCCGCACGTGGGCGCACCCGCAGCGCGACGTCGTAGCCGGCGGCGACCGGCAGGCTCAGCGTCCGGTCGATCCGGTCGCCGTCCTCGGACTCCCGGACGAGCCCGCCGTCGCAGATCGGCCGCCCCTCGTCGAAGACGCAGGGCGCGGCACCGGCGGCGGCGGTGAGCACCACGGAGGCCGGGGCGGCGGTCGCCGGGGGCGCCGGCACGGCCAGGGTGCGCTCGGCCCGCACGCCCGGGATGGTGATCTCGGCGATGCCGACGCCGCCGAAGCCGGCCCGGATGTCGAAGACCTCGTCGATGGAGATCCGCACCCGCCGGGTCGGGTAGCCGGCGGGCACGGTGACCTGCACGCTCTGGCCCGGGTTCTCCACCACCGCCTGCTGGTTGCCGGCGCTGACGGTGATCTTCGTGGGCAGGGAGTCGGCGCCGGTGTCGAAGACGATGCCCACCTCGCGGACCACCTGCGGCTCGGTCAGCTCCACCTCCAGCCACTGCTCGGTGGTGACCGTCCCGGGCGCCGAGCGCCAAGCGGTGGCGAGGCTGCCGTCGAGCGCCGCGTACGGCTGGTGCGCCGGTCGGCCGCCGACCAGCGGCTGCGCGTCGGACCAGGAACTCGACGCGGTGACCGACCCGATGCCCAGGTAGCGCACGGTGGTGGCCTGGCCCTCGCCCCACGGCGGGAGGTAGTCCCGGGCGGGCGCGCCGAGCCTCGCCTCGTCGGCGGAAGTCATGGTCGCCGAGGCGTTGTCGTGCGGCTGCCCGAACGCGACCTCGCGTCGGCGCATCCCGTCGGTGAGCACCACCGGGCCGTCGGTCAGCCCTGCCGGCCGATCCCCGACGAGCACCGTCGGGGCGTCGGAGAGCCGGCCGGCCGCCGCGATCTGGAGCAACGACTCCGGCCCGCCCACCACGGTGGTCAGGCCCTTCACGTCGTACGCGACGACGGGGCTGACCGGCTGGGCGACCTCGTACACCTCCAGGGCCCGGACCTTCACGTCCAGTCCGTGGTCGACGAAGTTGCCGGGCAGTTGGCCGCCGCCGACCTCCGGTCCGAAGGCCCGCACCGGGCGGATACCGGGCGAGCGTTGCAGTGCCTGCCGGACCACCACCGGTTGGGTGGCGCCCGAGCGCCCGTAGTCGAGGTCGGAGCGGAGCAGCAGGTACCGCACGCCGGAGCGGGCGAGCAGGTCGGCCAGCCCGGCGGAACCCTCGCCGTTGGCCAGTGCCGACTCGACGGCGTCGAGCAGCCGGATCGTGCCCGGCGGGGTGAGCGGCACCGAACTGCGTACCGCCCAGGGGCTCTCCAACAGAGGTTGGGTGACCTCGTCGCTCGGGCTGCCCCACAGGTAGCGGGGGAAACGGGCGGCGGGCACCACCAGCACCCGGTCGTCGCCGAGGTTGCTGTCCAGCCAGGAGGTCGCCTGGTGCCAGTAGCCGGGCACCTCCCGGAAGCTGCCCTGGGCGGGCAGTCCGGCGGCCAGCGCCGGGGCGGCCACCCCGGCGACCGCGACGAGGGCGGTGCCGCTGACCAGCGTGGCGCGCAGCCGCACCGGCTGGAGCAGTCGGGGCAGGCCCGGGTTCACGTCGGGCCGGTCGCCCGCGCGGGCCGCCCGCGCCACCAGCCCCAGCAGGTGGGCGAGGCCGAGGATGAGCGGCAGCCGCAGCACCACGTCGAACTTGTGCACGTTGCGCAGTGGCGCGCCGGCCGCGTCGAGGAAGTCCCGCTGCGTCTGGGCGCCGAACCCGTCGATAGCGCCGACGTGGCCGAGCCCGACCAGGGCCAGCCCGACCAGCAGGCCGGTGACCAGGAAGCGCCGGTGCGGCATCCCACGCCGGGCCAGGCCGGCGAGGCCGAGGCCGGCCACCACCAGGGTGGCGATCACCAGCGGCTGCTCGGTGGCCAGCCGCCAGCCGGCCGACCAGGGCGGCCCGTACGCGCCGTTGAGGTACGCGTGCCAGTGCGAGGCGCCGCGCAGCACGGTGGTCAAGTCGGTGGGGGCCGTGGTGACCGGCGCCGTCTCGATGTAGTCCAGGAACGGCGGACTGTACCGGCCCAGCAGCAGCAGGGGCACCAGCCACCAGGCGGTGGCGGTGCCCACCGCCAGCCCCCAGGCGACGAGCGCCCGGATCCGCAGCCGGAACGGGTGCAGGCCGACCAGCCACAGACCGGCGAGCGGCACTACGGCCAGCACCGCCGTCGCGTTGACGCCGCCGGCGCACGCCACGACCAGCGCGGACAGGGTCACCGCCCGGCGTACGGAGCCGCCTCGGGCCAGCCCCACCAGGGGCACCAGCACCCAGGGTGCGAGGGCGCTCGGCCATGCCTCCACCGAGATCGGGCCCAGCTCGGTGACCAGCCGGGGGGAGAGCGCGAAGGCCACCCCGGCGAGCAGGCGGGCGGCCGGCGTGCCGATGTGCAGCCGCTCGGCCAGCCGGACCACGCCGGTGCAGGCCACCGTCATGACCAGCGCCCACCAGAGCCGTTGCACCACCCAGGCCGGGATGTCGAGCACCTCGCCGAGCAGGAAGAACGGGCCCATCGGCCAGAGGTAGCCGTACGCCTGATTCTGAAGCTGGCCGAAGGTTCCGTCCGGGTCCCAGACGTGCAGGGCGCGGCTCAGCCATCCGGCTGGATCGACCGCCAGGTCCACCTTGGTGTCGATGGCGATCATGCCCGGATCCTGGAGGAACGCCAGGGCCGACAAACCGAGACAGACCGCGACCAAGCGTAGACGCCACACCCTTCTCGATGTGGCGTCCGGTCGGTCGGTCAGCTCCGGGCGGGCCGGCGCCTGCTGCATTTCGCCTCCGATCGGGCATTGCGGGGGCCGTGACGAAGCCCATAGTGTGACGCGACGCGAAGACTACTCGGCAGTAGGAGTAAGTGTGGAAGCACCGCCTGCCGCCACCCGGCACGTACTTTTCCTCAACTGGCGCGACACCCGGAACCCGGAGGGCGGCGGTTCGGAGGTGTACGTCGAGCGGATCGCCGGTGAACTCGTACGCCGGGGCCACCGGGCCACCCTGCTCTGCGCCACCCACTCCGCCGGCCCGGCCGAGGAGATCACCGCCGCCGGCGTACGCGTGCTGCGGCGCGGCGGCCGACACACCGTCTACCTGCGCGCCGCGCTCGTCTACCTGGCCGGAGCCCTGGGCCTCGGGCCGCTGACCCGGCGCCGGGGCGGTCGCCCCGACCTGATCGTGGACGTCGGCAACGGCCTACCCTTCCTGTCCGCCCTGTACGCCCGCCGGCCGGTCATCGCACTCGTGCACCACGTGCACCGTGAGCAGTGGCCGGTGGTGCTGGGCCGCTGGCTGGCCGGCTTCGGCTGGTGGGTCGAGTCCTGGCTCGCCCCGCGCGTCTACCGCCGCTGCCAGTACGTGACCGTCTCGGCAGCCACCCGGCGGGAACTGGCCACCCTCGGCATCGACCCGTCCCGGGTCGCCATCGTGCACAACGGCACCCCCGACATGACGGTGGGGCCGGTGCCGCGCACCCCGCAGCCGTCCCTGGTGGTGCTCGGCCGGCTGGTGCCGCACAAGCAGGTCGAGCTGGCCCTGCACGCGGTTGCCGGGCTCACCGGCGAGCTGCCGGGGCTCACCCTCGTGGTCGCCGGCCAGGGCTGGTGGGAGCCGCAGCTGCGCCAGCTCGCCGAGGAGTTGGGCGTCACCGACCGGGTCCGGTTCACCGGCTTCATCAGTGACGCCGAGAAGCGGGAGCTGCTGGCCAGCGCCTGGGTCGCGCTCACCCCCTCGCTCAAGGAGGGCTGGGGGCTGACCATCGTGGAGGCCGGGGCGGTCGGCACGCCGACGGTGGCGTTCCGCGGTGCCGGCGGAGTCGAGGAGGCGCTCGTCGACGGCGAGACCGGCCTGCTCGCCGACGGTGTCGACGACTTCGTCGCCAAGGTGCGGCTGCTGCTGACCGACGACGCTCGGCGCACCGCGATGGGCACGGCGGCGCGGGCGCACGCGGCCCGCTTCACCTGGCCGATCTCGGGCGAAAAATTCGCGGCCCTCGTGACGAGGGCCGCGAACGTTCGGAGCGTGGTGCCGGCGGAGCAGATGGAACCGGTGGAGCCGTCCTACCTCGTGCCGTAGACCAGCGGCTTGTTGGCGCCGCCGCCACCGCCGTCCGAGCTGGTCCGCGCGGCCTGCTCGGCCTTGGCGGCCTCGGACGACGAGGTGCCGGTGAGGGTGGTGGCCAGCGCCACCGACCCGAAGACGCCGAGAGCGACCGCGATCACTCCGGCGAGAACCAACGAGAGAGCACTGCGCATGGTGCTGACTTCCTCCTCGTGAGCTGCGTGCGCGGGACGTTACCACCAAGTAGCGTCGGTGGGGAGGGCCGCGAG is drawn from Micromonospora sp. NBC_01740 and contains these coding sequences:
- a CDS encoding acyltransferase family protein, giving the protein MSAPTPDHDLRRLPALDAVRVIGALAVVGHHVGFATGANTGDSGLGSWLSRLDVGVAVFFVLSGFLLFRPYAHSSATGQRSPSARRYLWRRATRILPAYWLTVVVCLLVLPQNQPASAGDWWRHLTLTQIYEPRQLRHGLSQTWSLATEATFYLLLPLLAVLLMRRRWRPGRSTVLIVAAGLAITAGWVALMGSGLLNLGLHTMWLPSYAGWFGAGMALATVHVSLRTGTGHRWRWLDDLGAAPLACWSVALAALAVATTPIVGPRDLAEPTAAEFGLKMALYALVAVMVVLPVAFGPATRTKAVLGGAVGRWLGRVSYGLFLWHPFVLEGVYIVGDRPNFSGDTGEIFLLTVAGGLILAAISYYAVERPFQRWNAPRPRRRGSTRENQSTVTAATAAN
- a CDS encoding alpha-(1->3)-arabinofuranosyltransferase translates to MQQAPARPELTDRPDATSRRVWRLRLVAVCLGLSALAFLQDPGMIAIDTKVDLAVDPAGWLSRALHVWDPDGTFGQLQNQAYGYLWPMGPFFLLGEVLDIPAWVVQRLWWALVMTVACTGVVRLAERLHIGTPAARLLAGVAFALSPRLVTELGPISVEAWPSALAPWVLVPLVGLARGGSVRRAVTLSALVVACAGGVNATAVLAVVPLAGLWLVGLHPFRLRIRALVAWGLAVGTATAWWLVPLLLLGRYSPPFLDYIETAPVTTAPTDLTTVLRGASHWHAYLNGAYGPPWSAGWRLATEQPLVIATLVVAGLGLAGLARRGMPHRRFLVTGLLVGLALVGLGHVGAIDGFGAQTQRDFLDAAGAPLRNVHKFDVVLRLPLILGLAHLLGLVARAARAGDRPDVNPGLPRLLQPVRLRATLVSGTALVAVAGVAAPALAAGLPAQGSFREVPGYWHQATSWLDSNLGDDRVLVVPAARFPRYLWGSPSDEVTQPLLESPWAVRSSVPLTPPGTIRLLDAVESALANGEGSAGLADLLARSGVRYLLLRSDLDYGRSGATQPVVVRQALQRSPGIRPVRAFGPEVGGGQLPGNFVDHGLDVKVRALEVYEVAQPVSPVVAYDVKGLTTVVGGPESLLQIAAAGRLSDAPTVLVGDRPAGLTDGPVVLTDGMRRREVAFGQPHDNASATMTSADEARLGAPARDYLPPWGEGQATTVRYLGIGSVTASSSWSDAQPLVGGRPAHQPYAALDGSLATAWRSAPGTVTTEQWLEVELTEPQVVREVGIVFDTGADSLPTKITVSAGNQQAVVENPGQSVQVTVPAGYPTRRVRISIDEVFDIRAGFGGVGIAEITIPGVRAERTLAVPAPPATAAPASVVLTAAAGAAPCVFDEGRPICDGGLVRESEDGDRIDRTLSLPVAAGYDVALRVRPRAGGALNALLDGGGAAAVARGVTPVVAASSVGVSHPAARPGAVVDGDPATTWYAASSDRQPWLRLTWPKARQIAGLKVTLPPTAAAARPWQATVIGDGGMRGGVFDEGGSLVFDRPLKTDEITVLISDVVPANTFDPYRRLSQSLPVGVGELTVLPDGPVPRNDPEARVTLPCGTGPTVEVGAVRRRTALVASRRELAELREVDALLCGAGAKDPLPLAGAEVRVVAAASRLATPTRLVLTPHAVVPGPTDGSAAGSAGVAGSAQVPDAVQTPVRVDGWSATRRSLHLDGYPGQRVLALRENANPGWEATAGGERLTPFVVDGWQQGWLVPAGFSGEVLLRFAPDDGYVLALGAGAIALGGVALAALLPSRGVPVPVPAAGPPRRRRHRLLALLFGGTALLLVGGLAAVAVALLAAAGVVAGHALAPHLHPPDRRGLRRLYRVAGRWLPVAGFGLAGWYAVTRGGHTDAAPQLAAVAAVTVLWFSLVLPRRRGRGAFQRWKGRSTA
- a CDS encoding glycosyltransferase family 4 protein; this translates as MEAPPAATRHVLFLNWRDTRNPEGGGSEVYVERIAGELVRRGHRATLLCATHSAGPAEEITAAGVRVLRRGGRHTVYLRAALVYLAGALGLGPLTRRRGGRPDLIVDVGNGLPFLSALYARRPVIALVHHVHREQWPVVLGRWLAGFGWWVESWLAPRVYRRCQYVTVSAATRRELATLGIDPSRVAIVHNGTPDMTVGPVPRTPQPSLVVLGRLVPHKQVELALHAVAGLTGELPGLTLVVAGQGWWEPQLRQLAEELGVTDRVRFTGFISDAEKRELLASAWVALTPSLKEGWGLTIVEAGAVGTPTVAFRGAGGVEEALVDGETGLLADGVDDFVAKVRLLLTDDARRTAMGTAARAHAARFTWPISGEKFAALVTRAANVRSVVPAEQMEPVEPSYLVP